From Serinicoccus profundi, the proteins below share one genomic window:
- a CDS encoding PH domain-containing protein, whose product MPSVRILPPRRTSWGQTVLWALQVVVWLIQAAQRWGDGGAWAAVSVAFLLLSVVMLILALTGRMTRMLTVRADAEGLHRSRLNGRRFTPWGEVARIRPAPARPLRRHQETTTRLEIRAHDGRTLAAGRLLTEPEVAQLHTWHHQASHPG is encoded by the coding sequence ATGCCGAGCGTCCGGATCCTGCCGCCGCGACGTACCTCGTGGGGCCAGACGGTCCTGTGGGCGCTGCAGGTGGTGGTGTGGCTGATCCAGGCGGCTCAGCGGTGGGGTGACGGCGGGGCCTGGGCAGCCGTCTCGGTCGCCTTCCTCCTCCTGTCGGTCGTGATGCTCATCCTGGCGCTGACCGGGAGGATGACCAGGATGCTGACCGTGCGAGCCGACGCCGAGGGCCTGCACCGCAGCCGGCTGAACGGCCGGCGGTTCACCCCGTGGGGCGAGGTCGCCCGAATCCGGCCCGCTCCCGCCCGCCCCCTCCGCAGGCACCAGGAGACGACCACACGCCTCGAGATCCGGGCCCACGACGGCAGGACCCTGGCCGCAGGCAGGTTGCTCACGGAGCCCGAGGTGGCGCAGCTGCATACCTGGCACCACCAGGCATCGCACCCCGGCTGA
- a CDS encoding MMPL family transporter, which produces MSRLITTLTAPRSWVIALVGLLLGVGLIAGIGQAERTASPLDTLPAGFDSTQGQALLDELPDEGSKTAIVLFTADADIESALPELGQLMEDVAPEGAEAPSTGGEGGPPQGADDGSAPSEGADAAASTGRPEGEGAPADADAEGADAAGGSAEEGEQAAGGPPPGVVGDYPVIPAEDGTAAISVLALDAPTATDSQEVVTQLRTDLADGAPEGITAQVTGPAAIEADLASVFDGANITLLGATATVVALLLIVTYRSPVLWVIPLLVVGVADQVAATAATYALKAVSIPWDESTIGILSVLVFGAGTNYALLLISRYRDELRRHTSRHEAMAVALRRAAEAIIASASTVVVGVLCLLLSAFPSTRGLGLACAVGVLVAMAFVLVVLPGALVLFGRWIFWPQVPREGQPVLAESRSLWRRIGDRVAKAPAAYIAGTLVLLAAMAFGLTQIRSGLAPEDQFLQTPEAITAAERLGESFPAGTSDPLVVVTRGDEAQLEELVGVVGDIEGVTQATPVEPVDGIGQVQVVLDADPGSEEAEAAVVELRGAVGGYAETYVTGGDASALDEGEGNLRDRFVVLPLILVLVLLALMALLRSVLAPVILIASVVTTFCAALGVSWWLFTGVFGFAAIDAGMPLLAFLFLVALGVDYNIFLITRTLEEAGEHGTRDGVLRALGATGGVITSAGILLAAVFAVLGVLPLVVLAQLGVVICIGVLLDTLVVRTVLVPAIVRVLGERFWWPRRVDHAGRHRPEGEPTKDADEPSGQVAAPA; this is translated from the coding sequence ATGTCTCGCCTCATCACCACCCTCACCGCCCCGCGGTCCTGGGTCATCGCCCTGGTCGGGCTCCTGCTGGGCGTCGGGCTCATCGCCGGCATCGGCCAGGCCGAGCGGACCGCCTCGCCGCTGGACACCCTGCCGGCCGGCTTCGACAGCACGCAGGGCCAGGCGCTGCTCGACGAGCTGCCGGACGAGGGCAGCAAGACGGCGATCGTCCTCTTCACCGCGGACGCGGACATCGAGAGCGCCCTGCCCGAGCTCGGCCAGCTCATGGAGGACGTCGCCCCGGAGGGGGCCGAGGCTCCCTCGACCGGTGGCGAGGGTGGACCACCGCAGGGGGCGGACGACGGCTCGGCTCCGTCTGAGGGGGCCGACGCGGCCGCCTCGACCGGCAGGCCCGAGGGTGAGGGTGCACCGGCGGACGCCGATGCAGAGGGCGCGGACGCGGCAGGGGGCTCAGCCGAGGAGGGCGAGCAGGCGGCCGGGGGGCCGCCACCGGGTGTCGTCGGCGACTACCCCGTCATCCCCGCCGAGGACGGCACCGCCGCCATCAGCGTGCTCGCGCTGGACGCGCCGACGGCCACCGACTCGCAGGAGGTCGTGACCCAGCTGCGCACCGACCTGGCCGACGGCGCGCCCGAGGGGATCACCGCCCAGGTCACCGGCCCGGCCGCGATCGAGGCCGACCTCGCCTCGGTCTTCGACGGCGCCAACATCACCCTGCTCGGCGCGACTGCGACCGTCGTGGCGCTCCTGCTCATCGTGACCTACCGCAGCCCGGTGCTCTGGGTCATCCCGCTGCTCGTCGTCGGCGTGGCCGACCAGGTCGCCGCCACCGCCGCGACCTATGCCCTCAAGGCCGTGAGCATCCCCTGGGACGAGTCGACCATCGGGATCCTGTCGGTCCTCGTCTTCGGTGCCGGCACCAACTACGCGCTGCTGCTCATCAGCCGCTACCGCGACGAGCTGCGACGGCATACCTCTCGGCACGAGGCGATGGCCGTGGCGCTGCGGCGGGCGGCCGAGGCGATCATCGCCAGCGCCAGCACCGTCGTGGTCGGCGTGCTGTGCCTGCTGCTCTCGGCCTTCCCCTCCACCCGCGGGCTCGGGCTCGCCTGCGCCGTCGGGGTGCTCGTGGCCATGGCCTTCGTGCTCGTCGTGCTGCCCGGCGCGCTCGTGCTCTTCGGCCGGTGGATCTTCTGGCCGCAGGTCCCCCGCGAGGGGCAGCCGGTGCTGGCCGAGTCGCGATCGCTGTGGCGTCGCATCGGTGACCGGGTCGCGAAGGCCCCCGCGGCATACATCGCCGGGACGCTCGTGCTGCTCGCCGCCATGGCCTTCGGCCTCACCCAGATCCGCAGCGGGCTCGCGCCGGAGGACCAGTTCCTCCAGACGCCCGAGGCGATCACGGCGGCGGAACGGCTGGGGGAGTCCTTCCCCGCCGGCACCTCCGACCCGCTCGTGGTCGTGACGCGCGGTGACGAGGCGCAGCTGGAGGAGCTCGTGGGCGTGGTGGGCGATATCGAGGGCGTCACCCAGGCCACGCCGGTCGAGCCGGTCGACGGCATCGGCCAGGTGCAGGTCGTCCTCGACGCCGATCCGGGGAGTGAGGAGGCCGAGGCTGCCGTCGTCGAGCTGCGCGGTGCGGTCGGCGGCTATGCCGAGACCTACGTCACCGGCGGCGACGCGTCGGCCCTCGACGAGGGTGAGGGCAACCTGCGCGACCGCTTCGTGGTCCTGCCGCTCATCCTCGTGCTGGTGCTCCTCGCGCTCATGGCGCTGCTGCGCTCGGTGCTGGCGCCGGTGATCCTCATCGCCTCCGTGGTGACGACCTTCTGCGCGGCGCTGGGCGTGTCGTGGTGGCTCTTCACCGGGGTCTTCGGCTTCGCGGCGATCGATGCGGGGATGCCTTTGCTGGCCTTCCTGTTCCTGGTGGCGCTGGGCGTGGACTACAACATCTTCCTCATCACCAGGACCCTGGAGGAGGCCGGCGAGCACGGCACCCGCGACGGCGTGCTGCGAGCGCTGGGCGCGACCGGCGGCGTCATCACCAGCGCGGGCATCCTGCTCGCCGCGGTCTTCGCGGTGCTCGGCGTGCTGCCGTTGGTGGTGCTGGCCCAGCTCGGTGTCGTCATCTGCATCGGTGTGCTCCTCGACACCCTCGTGGTGCGGACCGTGCTGGTGCCCGCGATCGTGCGGGTCCTCGGCGAGCGCTTCTGGTGGCCGCGACGGGTCGACCACGCCGGTCGCCACCGCCCTGAGGGTGAGCCGACCAAGGATGCCGACGAGCCGAGCGGCCAGGTGGCCGCCCCGGCCTGA
- a CDS encoding MarR family winged helix-turn-helix transcriptional regulator, giving the protein MPGPQTQWVQAWEPGPVLDTLRRFIDTSRRATPALARRAGLTHTELTVLEHVMDEPVGPSELAQRLGVTSAAASGIVDRLVARGHARREPHPTDRRRTAVTATDSGREELLGHLMPMFVGLAQVDATLSDAEREIVLRFLTEAERAVGRLL; this is encoded by the coding sequence GTGCCCGGCCCCCAGACCCAGTGGGTCCAGGCCTGGGAGCCCGGGCCGGTGCTCGACACCCTGCGCCGCTTCATCGACACCAGCCGCCGCGCCACCCCGGCCCTCGCCCGCCGGGCCGGCCTGACGCATACCGAGCTCACCGTCCTCGAGCACGTCATGGACGAGCCGGTCGGGCCCAGCGAGCTCGCCCAGCGTCTCGGGGTGACCTCGGCCGCAGCCAGCGGCATCGTCGACCGGCTGGTCGCCCGCGGCCACGCCCGCCGCGAGCCGCACCCGACCGATCGCCGCCGCACCGCGGTGACCGCGACCGACAGCGGCCGCGAGGAGCTCTTGGGCCATCTCATGCCCATGTTCGTCGGTCTGGCCCAGGTGGACGCCACCCTCAGCGACGCCGAGCGCGAGATCGTCCTGCGCTTCCTCACCGAGGCGGAACGGGCCGTCGGGCGCCTGCTCTGA
- a CDS encoding MogA/MoaB family molybdenum cofactor biosynthesis protein: MSQQAGEQTQHDHPQHDDTHHQDTPGRSAAVAVTISDRSSDGRREDESGRLLVEALRDLGYAVESSVVVPDGVESVAGALRAAVADGARLVVTTGGTGMGPRDLTPEGTREVITRENHGMAELIRREGARHTPFAAVSRGVVGVVDWPAERGVGGTLVINLPGRPAAVTEGMEIVGPLLRHVLSQVSGGDHSW; encoded by the coding sequence ATGAGCCAGCAGGCTGGCGAGCAGACGCAGCACGACCACCCGCAGCACGACGACACCCACCACCAGGACACGCCCGGACGCTCCGCCGCGGTGGCGGTCACCATCTCCGACCGCAGCTCCGACGGGCGCCGGGAGGACGAGAGCGGTCGCCTGCTCGTCGAGGCGCTGCGCGACCTCGGGTATGCCGTGGAGTCCTCGGTCGTCGTCCCCGACGGCGTCGAGTCCGTCGCTGGGGCGTTGCGCGCGGCGGTCGCCGACGGTGCCCGCCTGGTCGTCACGACCGGCGGCACCGGCATGGGGCCACGCGACCTCACCCCTGAGGGCACCCGCGAGGTCATCACCCGGGAGAACCACGGCATGGCCGAGCTGATCCGTCGGGAAGGCGCCCGGCACACGCCCTTCGCTGCGGTGTCCCGTGGCGTCGTGGGCGTCGTCGACTGGCCCGCCGAGCGCGGGGTGGGCGGGACGCTCGTCATCAACCTCCCCGGGCGTCCCGCGGCGGTCACCGAGGGCATGGAGATCGTCGGCCCGCTGCTGCGGCACGTGCTGTCGCAGGTGAGCGGGGGTGACCACTCGTGGTGA
- the moaA gene encoding GTP 3',8-cyclase MoaA codes for MVTRDPLVDSYGRVHRDLRISVTDRCSLRCTYCMPEDGVPWLPRATMLTTEEVVRIADVAVSMGIEEVRLTGGEPLLRRDLVDVVAGITALEGPAGSPEVSMTTNAIGLAKNAAALHEAGMTRVNVSLDTLRRDVFISLAKRDRLADTLAGVHAAAEAGMVPVKINTVLMRGVNDAPEDVVALLTFALEHGYELRFIEQMPLDAQHGWDRTQMITGEEILGMLRTGYDLAAQPDEARGSAPAELFDVRPLGVGPDAGSPPLGTVGAIASVTMPFCGSCDRVRLTADGMIRNCLFATGETDLRTPMREGASDDELADLLRASIGAKLPGHGINQPDFLQPPRPMSAIGG; via the coding sequence GTGGTGACCCGCGACCCCCTGGTCGACAGCTACGGACGCGTGCACCGCGACCTGCGGATCTCGGTGACCGACCGCTGTTCGCTGCGCTGCACCTACTGCATGCCCGAGGACGGTGTGCCCTGGCTGCCCCGGGCCACGATGCTCACCACCGAGGAGGTCGTCCGGATCGCGGATGTCGCCGTCTCGATGGGCATCGAGGAGGTCCGCCTCACCGGCGGGGAGCCGCTGCTGCGCCGCGACCTCGTCGACGTCGTCGCCGGGATCACCGCGCTGGAGGGCCCGGCCGGCTCGCCCGAGGTCTCGATGACGACCAACGCCATCGGCCTGGCCAAGAACGCCGCCGCCCTGCACGAGGCGGGGATGACCCGGGTCAACGTCAGCCTGGACACCCTGCGCCGCGACGTCTTCATCTCCCTGGCCAAGCGCGACCGCCTCGCCGACACGCTCGCCGGGGTCCACGCCGCCGCCGAGGCCGGCATGGTGCCGGTGAAGATCAACACCGTGCTCATGCGCGGCGTCAACGATGCTCCCGAGGATGTCGTCGCCCTGCTGACCTTCGCCCTGGAGCACGGCTACGAGCTGCGCTTCATCGAGCAGATGCCGCTGGACGCCCAGCACGGCTGGGACCGCACGCAGATGATCACCGGTGAGGAGATCCTGGGCATGCTGCGGACGGGCTACGACCTCGCCGCCCAGCCCGACGAGGCACGGGGCAGCGCCCCGGCCGAGCTCTTCGACGTCCGCCCCCTCGGCGTCGGTCCCGACGCAGGCTCGCCGCCACTGGGCACGGTAGGGGCCATCGCCTCGGTGACGATGCCCTTCTGCGGCAGCTGCGACCGGGTGCGGCTCACGGCCGACGGGATGATCCGCAACTGCCTCTTCGCCACCGGGGAGACCGACCTGCGCACCCCCATGCGAGAGGGTGCCTCCGACGACGAGCTGGCCGACCTGCTCCGCGCCTCGATCGGAGCCAAGCTGCCCGGGCACGGCATCAACCAGCCCGACTTCCTGCAGCCGCCGCGACCCATGAGCGCCATCGGCGGCTAG
- a CDS encoding MoaD/ThiS family protein, protein MATVRFFAAAAEAAGTQSEHVEADDLGSLLASLRERHGAELTRVLALSSVLHDGQYVSDPDLPLGHDAVLDVLPPFAGG, encoded by the coding sequence ATGGCGACGGTGAGATTTTTCGCCGCGGCCGCGGAGGCTGCAGGCACCCAGAGCGAGCACGTCGAGGCCGACGACCTCGGGTCGTTGCTCGCGAGCCTGCGCGAGCGGCACGGCGCCGAGCTGACCCGGGTGCTGGCGCTGAGCTCGGTGCTGCACGACGGGCAGTACGTCTCCGACCCCGACCTCCCGCTCGGCCACGACGCCGTGCTGGACGTGCTCCCGCCCTTCGCCGGCGGCTGA
- a CDS encoding hydroxymethylglutaryl-CoA lyase, with protein MSTDLQIVEVGPRDGLQNEPEHVSPHVRAELVRRLAGTGLRRIELGSFVDGRRVPQMAEVETVVAEAAVGQGVTLSALVLNPRGYERLREAPVPEVHLAFCSTETFNQRNQGRSVGQSVEEANALIASAHADGRRVSVTLAASFGCPFEGEVDPGVPVALAHRLEAPDEIIFADTIGVGSPRQVTALLRGAEGLGIPLGLHLHNTRNTGYANAYQALEHGVSVLDASVAGLGGCPFAPGATGNIATEDLLYLLEREGVDTGVDLDAVLEVAAWVTRLLRRDLPGQLGRAGRFP; from the coding sequence GTGAGCACCGACCTGCAGATCGTCGAGGTCGGCCCGCGGGACGGCCTGCAGAACGAGCCCGAGCACGTCTCGCCCCACGTCCGCGCCGAGCTGGTGCGCCGGCTCGCGGGCACCGGCCTGCGCCGGATCGAGCTGGGCAGCTTCGTCGACGGGCGGCGGGTGCCGCAGATGGCCGAGGTCGAGACGGTCGTCGCCGAGGCGGCGGTCGGTCAGGGCGTCACGCTCAGCGCGCTCGTGCTCAACCCGCGCGGCTACGAGCGCCTCCGCGAGGCGCCGGTGCCGGAGGTGCACCTCGCCTTCTGCTCCACCGAGACGTTCAACCAGCGCAACCAGGGCCGGTCGGTCGGGCAGTCGGTGGAGGAGGCCAACGCCCTCATCGCGTCAGCCCACGCCGACGGACGCCGGGTGAGCGTGACCCTGGCCGCGTCCTTCGGCTGTCCCTTCGAGGGCGAGGTCGACCCGGGGGTCCCCGTCGCCCTCGCGCACCGGCTGGAGGCGCCGGACGAGATCATCTTCGCCGACACGATCGGCGTCGGCAGCCCGCGCCAGGTCACCGCGCTGCTCCGCGGCGCCGAGGGTCTCGGCATACCCCTCGGGCTTCACCTGCACAACACCCGCAACACCGGCTACGCCAACGCCTACCAGGCCCTGGAGCACGGGGTCAGCGTGCTCGACGCCTCGGTCGCCGGTCTCGGCGGGTGCCCCTTCGCCCCGGGCGCGACGGGCAACATCGCCACCGAGGACCTGCTCTACCTGCTGGAGCGCGAGGGCGTGGACACCGGGGTCGACCTCGACGCCGTGCTCGAGGTGGCCGCGTGGGTGACCCGGCTGCTCAGGCGCGACCTGCCCGGCCAGCTGGGCCGGGCCGGGCGCTTCCCGTGA
- a CDS encoding CaiB/BaiF CoA transferase family protein has translation MSDPDQGPLSGIRVVEMGTLIAGPFCGQILGDFGAEVIKIEDPGAGDPMRRWGSEEIPDHDEPVSLWWPVIARNKQSVTLNLRTERGQGLARDLIGTADVLVENFRPGTLERWGLGDEVLRAVNPGLVTARVTGYGQTGPYAPRAGFGSVGEAMGGLRHVTGDPDGPPSRVGVSIGDSLAGLFSALGVSMALVARQRTGRGQVVDTAIYEAVLAMMESLVPQYAKAGVTRERTGSTLPGVAPSNVYPTAGGGTVVIGANRDTVFARLAQVMGRPNLVEDERYRDHDARGQHQEELDELISAWTSTRGAEELLEDLHAGGIPAGLVYTAADMLSDEHFAAREAITTVMHRTLGELPMQNVTPKLSSTPGGIRHLGPELGEHTDAVLSSVLGLDDAQLRELHAEGVV, from the coding sequence GTGAGCGACCCCGACCAGGGCCCCCTCAGCGGGATCCGCGTGGTGGAGATGGGCACCCTCATCGCCGGGCCCTTCTGCGGCCAGATCCTCGGTGACTTCGGGGCCGAGGTCATCAAGATCGAGGACCCGGGCGCCGGCGACCCCATGCGCCGTTGGGGCAGCGAGGAGATCCCCGACCACGACGAGCCGGTGTCGCTGTGGTGGCCGGTCATCGCCCGCAACAAGCAGTCGGTGACGCTGAACCTGCGGACGGAGCGGGGGCAGGGGCTGGCCCGCGACCTCATCGGGACGGCCGACGTGCTCGTCGAGAACTTCCGCCCCGGCACGCTGGAGCGGTGGGGGCTCGGCGATGAGGTCCTGCGCGCCGTCAACCCGGGCCTGGTCACCGCCCGCGTCACGGGATACGGCCAGACGGGTCCGTATGCCCCGCGGGCCGGCTTCGGCTCGGTCGGGGAGGCCATGGGTGGGCTGCGCCACGTCACCGGCGACCCCGACGGCCCACCGAGCCGGGTCGGGGTCTCCATCGGTGACTCCCTGGCGGGGTTGTTCTCCGCCCTGGGCGTCTCGATGGCCCTCGTCGCCCGGCAACGGACCGGTCGTGGCCAGGTGGTCGACACGGCGATCTACGAGGCCGTGCTGGCGATGATGGAGTCACTCGTGCCGCAGTACGCCAAGGCCGGGGTGACCCGGGAGCGGACCGGCTCGACATTGCCCGGCGTCGCACCCAGCAACGTCTACCCCACCGCCGGGGGCGGCACCGTGGTCATCGGCGCCAACCGGGACACCGTCTTCGCCCGACTGGCGCAGGTCATGGGTCGACCCAACCTCGTCGAGGACGAGCGCTACCGCGACCACGACGCCCGGGGGCAGCACCAGGAGGAGCTCGACGAGCTCATCTCGGCCTGGACCTCCACCCGCGGAGCCGAGGAGCTGCTCGAGGACCTCCACGCCGGTGGCATCCCGGCGGGGCTGGTCTACACCGCCGCCGACATGCTCTCCGACGAGCACTTCGCCGCCCGGGAGGCGATCACGACGGTGATGCACCGGACCCTGGGCGAGCTGCCGATGCAGAATGTCACCCCCAAGCTCTCCTCGACCCCGGGCGGCATCAGGCACCTCGGGCCGGAGCTGGGCGAGCACACCGACGCCGTGCTGAGCTCGGTGCTGGGCCTGGACGACGCGCAGCTGCGCGAGCTGCACGCCGAGGGGGTCGTGTGA
- a CDS encoding GntR family transcriptional regulator translates to MSEAPYAALRELLLAGTWQPHTPLREELLASQLGTSRTPVRDALRRLEADGLVEIAPRRGARVVGFSNEQVDSIFELRALLEGYAARLAAERGDVDVPALRRLAQEMERCASSGERGQIGALNLEFHHALHEAGGNVLLPRVLQSVISVSLVHTAFMVYADAELARSQGHHRELIEAVEAGDGAWAEGVMVAHIRAAHEAVRQHRVATQRDSAADPTTKGMT, encoded by the coding sequence GTGAGCGAGGCCCCCTACGCCGCGCTGCGTGAGCTGCTCCTCGCCGGCACCTGGCAGCCGCACACCCCGCTGCGCGAGGAGCTGCTCGCCAGCCAGCTCGGGACCAGCCGCACGCCCGTCCGGGACGCCCTGCGGCGTCTGGAGGCGGACGGGCTGGTCGAGATCGCGCCCCGGCGCGGCGCCCGCGTGGTGGGCTTCTCCAACGAGCAGGTCGACTCGATCTTCGAGCTGCGCGCCCTGCTGGAGGGGTATGCCGCCCGCCTCGCCGCGGAGCGTGGTGACGTGGACGTGCCCGCGCTGCGGCGGTTGGCGCAGGAGATGGAACGCTGCGCCTCCTCCGGCGAGCGGGGCCAGATCGGCGCGCTCAACCTGGAGTTTCACCACGCCCTCCACGAGGCGGGCGGCAACGTCCTCCTTCCCCGGGTGCTGCAGTCGGTCATCTCCGTGTCGCTCGTGCACACGGCCTTCATGGTCTACGCCGACGCCGAGCTGGCCCGGAGCCAGGGCCACCACCGCGAGCTCATCGAGGCGGTCGAGGCCGGTGACGGTGCCTGGGCCGAGGGCGTCATGGTGGCGCACATCCGCGCTGCGCACGAGGCCGTCCGGCAGCACCGGGTGGCGACGCAGCGGGACTCCGCTGCCGATCCGACGACGAAAGGTATGACGTGA
- a CDS encoding sodium:solute symporter family protein translates to MNLAFSGTSGIVILVVYAVLMLLLGFVAGRDAPEANKSLNGYFLAGRDLGLVALFFTLYATQYSGNTIIGYAPTAYRSGLSWWMSVPFMTAVVVAYLLFAPRLYMIARRHEFITPIDWIHYRFRSKALAAVVTFLLLWGLGNYLLEQLVAMGQAIAGLTGNTVPYQVGVVGFLVVMLTYSWVGGMRAVALTDVMQGIALLVGVLALMLGAVYLAGGSLGAVTDELIRSEPAKMGVPDAAGVTGWLGMIVMVGLAAAMYPHAIQRVYAASSERTLRRSLAGMAWMPLVTTGFVFFIGIIALALYPDLDEAASEQIVGRLANDVAALNPLMYVLMIILFGGVVAAIVSTADSALLAFGSMVSRDVYAPTLGKDASEARQVKVGKVVSVVAVGLLLILAWNPPGTLYQIFLLKLELLAQIAPAFILGLYWRRMSAVAVLAGVVAGAGLSGYLTIIGHDSPTGLPNGLLGLGLNLLLCIVLSIAMPDRATPELRPLRQPATSGAREVR, encoded by the coding sequence GTGAACCTCGCCTTCTCCGGCACCAGCGGGATCGTCATCCTCGTCGTCTACGCCGTGCTCATGCTCCTGCTGGGCTTCGTCGCCGGACGCGACGCCCCCGAGGCCAACAAGTCCCTCAACGGCTACTTCCTCGCCGGGCGCGACCTCGGCCTCGTCGCCCTCTTCTTCACGCTCTACGCGACGCAGTACTCCGGCAACACGATCATCGGCTACGCGCCGACGGCATACCGCAGCGGTCTGTCGTGGTGGATGTCCGTGCCCTTCATGACCGCGGTCGTCGTGGCCTACCTGCTCTTCGCCCCGCGGCTCTACATGATCGCCCGGCGACACGAGTTCATCACCCCCATCGACTGGATCCACTACCGCTTCCGCAGCAAGGCCCTGGCCGCCGTGGTGACCTTCCTGCTCCTGTGGGGGCTGGGCAACTACCTGCTGGAGCAGCTGGTCGCGATGGGTCAGGCGATCGCCGGCCTGACCGGCAACACCGTGCCCTACCAGGTGGGCGTCGTCGGCTTCCTCGTCGTCATGCTGACCTACTCCTGGGTCGGGGGTATGCGCGCGGTCGCCCTCACCGACGTCATGCAGGGGATCGCGCTGCTCGTCGGCGTCCTCGCGCTGATGCTGGGGGCGGTCTACCTCGCGGGCGGCAGCCTCGGCGCGGTCACCGACGAGCTCATCCGCAGCGAGCCGGCCAAGATGGGCGTCCCCGACGCGGCGGGCGTCACCGGCTGGCTGGGCATGATCGTCATGGTGGGCCTCGCCGCGGCGATGTACCCCCACGCCATCCAGCGGGTCTACGCCGCCTCCAGCGAGCGCACGCTGCGGCGGTCCCTGGCCGGTATGGCGTGGATGCCGCTGGTGACGACCGGTTTCGTCTTCTTCATCGGCATCATCGCCCTGGCGCTCTACCCCGACCTGGACGAGGCCGCCTCCGAGCAGATCGTCGGCCGCCTGGCCAACGACGTGGCCGCGCTCAACCCGCTGATGTACGTCCTCATGATCATCCTCTTCGGCGGCGTCGTGGCGGCGATCGTCTCGACCGCCGACTCGGCGCTGCTCGCCTTCGGGTCGATGGTCTCCCGCGACGTCTACGCGCCCACGCTCGGCAAGGACGCGTCCGAGGCCCGCCAGGTCAAGGTGGGCAAGGTGGTGAGCGTCGTGGCCGTCGGGCTGCTGCTCATCCTCGCCTGGAACCCCCCGGGCACGCTCTACCAGATCTTCCTGCTCAAGCTGGAGCTGCTCGCGCAGATCGCCCCGGCCTTCATCCTCGGCCTCTACTGGCGCCGGATGTCGGCCGTGGCGGTGCTCGCCGGCGTCGTCGCCGGGGCCGGCCTGTCGGGCTACCTCACGATCATCGGCCACGACAGCCCGACCGGGCTGCCCAACGGCCTGCTCGGGCTGGGTCTCAACCTCCTCCTCTGCATCGTGCTGTCGATCGCGATGCCCGACCGCGCGACCCCCGAGCTGCGCCCGCTGCGGCAGCCCGCGACGAGCGGTGCCAGGGAGGTGCGGTGA
- a CDS encoding GNAT family N-acetyltransferase, producing the protein MEPLLRHATPKDVEAIAHVRVAGWRAAYAGLVPQAMLDALDPVSEAVRRRARWPEQHRHPHALELVAEVDGAVVGWAVAGASRDEQRPALGELYGLYVLPEHWSTGVGHRLMLAVDDHLRSCGYAAAHLWVLDGNERAAGFYERHGWREDGRTQLDRRGEHVLRERGRLRDLRRDDDLVHKTG; encoded by the coding sequence ATGGAACCCCTGCTGCGCCACGCCACCCCCAAGGACGTCGAGGCCATCGCGCACGTGCGGGTGGCCGGGTGGCGCGCGGCCTACGCCGGACTCGTGCCGCAGGCCATGCTCGACGCCCTCGACCCCGTCTCGGAGGCCGTCCGGCGACGTGCGCGCTGGCCGGAGCAGCACCGCCACCCGCACGCCCTCGAGCTCGTCGCCGAGGTCGACGGGGCCGTCGTCGGGTGGGCCGTGGCCGGCGCCTCGCGGGACGAGCAGCGCCCCGCGCTCGGCGAGCTCTATGGCCTCTACGTCCTCCCCGAGCACTGGTCGACCGGGGTGGGCCACCGGCTCATGCTCGCCGTCGATGACCACCTGCGCTCCTGCGGGTATGCCGCAGCGCACCTCTGGGTGCTCGACGGCAACGAGCGGGCGGCCGGGTTCTACGAACGGCACGGCTGGCGCGAGGACGGCCGGACGCAGCTCGACCGGCGCGGGGAGCATGTCCTGCGAGAGCGTGGCCGGCTGCGTGACCTGCGCAGAGATGACGATCTTGTGCACAAAACAGGCTGA
- the mobA gene encoding molybdenum cofactor guanylyltransferase, with product MGAEPEVDLLVLAGGRAERLGGADKAALVVGGRSLLDRVLDVELGGRVVVVGDTPVPDGVVRTVEDPPGGGPVAGIAAGLLALDALAAPHPPAWVAICAVDQPGAAAALAALRTELPRVGEFVEALCHVDDTGHLQWLLAIYRRHALDAALERVGEARHTSVRAVVADLRWHEVDAGREHLGDVDTWEDLQRWD from the coding sequence ATGGGCGCCGAACCGGAGGTGGATCTCCTCGTCCTCGCCGGTGGCCGCGCCGAGCGGCTGGGCGGAGCGGACAAGGCCGCGCTGGTCGTCGGCGGCCGCTCCCTGCTCGACCGGGTCCTCGACGTCGAGCTGGGCGGCCGTGTCGTCGTCGTCGGTGACACCCCCGTCCCCGACGGCGTCGTCCGGACCGTGGAGGACCCGCCAGGCGGTGGCCCGGTCGCCGGGATCGCTGCCGGTCTCCTGGCACTCGACGCCCTGGCGGCCCCTCATCCGCCGGCCTGGGTCGCGATCTGCGCCGTCGACCAGCCCGGGGCTGCTGCCGCGCTGGCCGCGCTACGGACCGAGCTGCCGCGGGTGGGGGAGTTCGTCGAGGCCCTCTGCCACGTCGACGACACCGGACACCTGCAGTGGCTGTTGGCCATCTACCGCCGTCACGCCCTCGACGCGGCGCTGGAGCGGGTGGGTGAGGCACGGCATACCTCGGTCCGGGCGGTGGTCGCCGACCTGCGCTGGCACGAGGTCGACGCCGGGCGCGAGCACCTCGGCGACGTCGACACGTGGGAAGACCTGCAGCGCTGGGACTAG